CATATGGGAATTTGATGTGTATAAGTGTAATGTGTGCATGTAAGCCTTGAGAAGGTAACAGAGTATGATTTTGAATATAATAGAACCACTAAAAAGAATATGTGGCTAACTCTGATTAGtatgttgaggatccatagtcAACCATGCCCATGAGttaaaaacctattttgagTTAAATTATTTGTTATAGAGCCTTGGGATGGGTTAGTTGACTATTGCCATTAAGGAAATTTTGGTTGGCATTCTAAATAAATTCTGAAGAGTTGGCAGCTGATATCAGGTTGTTGGACACAAGCACCTTTGGTCTTTTGAGCGTGGCCAACTAGGACAGTCCCATTGTTCCTCTATCAGTGCTGCATGATCCTATTAAACTGAATGCCATATCATAAAGAAACATGAACTTGTATACACTCAAAGCCTTTGGTTCTCtttagaaaacaaaatcaaatataaacaCTAAAGCTAGGAAACAGAATGCCTCCTACTCCTACCAGTTTTCCCGTCTGCTCCACGAGACTTCCGACCATTTTTGTGCCTCTTTCCTCCTGCTGGACCGCTAAAGATTCCAATCCTTCCAATCCCTTTAGAGAGTGAGGTCAAGAAAGTTTTTCCATTCCCTGCTTTATCAATCATCCCTTGTTTCATAAACGTCTGCTCCTTCTCTAACTCACTAAGCCTCACTCGCATTCTTGATACCTCAAGCTTTAGTTCTCGGTTTTCTCTCCTAAGTGAAGCATAATTATCTCGAGGGGACATTGCAGCACTGGGGACACCACTGCTAATTCTCTGCGACAGAAATCCATCTCCAGAACTTCCTGACAAAGCATCCTTCAGACGAAGCTGCTCAAAATAGAGGACTCGCACTGCCATCTGTACTGGGAGTCTATCATTCTGTGCAGCATGATTGCATGCTTCCTGAGAGAGCTTTTGGCAGTCTATGAACTTGCAGAGCTTCTTGCATTCGTTATCAGTTAGCATTGAATGAGCCttaaagagaaaacaaattataaaatgttAGATATTAGCAGGGGAAAACTGGAGAAAAAAAGTGTTCTACACAGTTTCATAGCATTTTACAAGTCCGTAATGAGAATTAAAGTTCAATATGTAcacttatttgttgaaaattggCAAAAGAACAATTGTACCTTAAAAAGATTGACTTAAAAAAGTAAGCAAATTAGCTAATAAGTTGATGGTTAGAAACTACTGATATTAGATGCAAGAAGATcatcttttgaaacataaaaaatcgTCACTTCcaatgaatgaaaaatgaaatcaagCATAATAGAAGACACAAAAGTAAGTTTGATAATAGTAGCAACTAAGTAGTGTATAGCGTGGGTGGCTGTGAACTGCAAGATCTATCTTTGGTTGCAACAATAATGGAAATGATCTGCCAAAGGTTACTTATAATTTTAAACCATTGATATTGCAATATTTACCTTCAAATAAATATCAATTGCTCTATAAAGCCCATCATCAATGACACGAGCATAATCAGGCAGTATCTCAATCATAGCAATAAATTTCTGTAGACTCAGATAAGGATCAGGGGCAATTTCTGCAAGATATGCATCAATAAGCTGCCCTACTTTCAACATAGAACCATGGCTTGGAGAACCAAGGCATTCTGATTCATAGCCATAATCTTCATTTTCCTCCTCTTCAATTCGCTGCAGGAAATTCACCAATATCCGATGGACAGTATCAACATCAAATAATGAATCCCCAGTTTGGACAGATGGTATAAGCAGATCATCAAGTAAAACCACTTCCAACCTAAGAGCTATCCTCCTTTCGAGCTCAAGCTTGCATGCAATGGTAGCATCCACCATGATAGCCATCCTCAAcatcccaaaaagaaaattcatggGAATGGAAGAACTTTTCTCTGTTGGCATTAGACTAACAAGAGTTTCCACAATTGCCTTCTGGTCATTTTCTACCAAGCCAGAAGTTGGTCTGGTCCTTGCTGGATTCCATATTTGACACTTTCCAATGCCTTTTAATGATGCTTGAGCATAATGAACTAAAGATCCGACAATGCTATCAGGTCGAACACCCATTCTCCCCATGGCACAAATAACACTCTGATAGAAATCAATCCTGAGCACTGAGAGATCTTCAACCCACCACTCAAGACAACCACTCCTAAGCTCCGTAGATTCACTGTCACATTCCAACCTAGACAAACCTGATACTAATTGTTCCTTGCAAGCATTCATAGCAATAGCCTCCACACATCTACTTGGAATTCCAACCTCCTCTGCTATTGGAGGTAGCATCTCACAGGTGGATAAGACTTCCACTGATTTTTCAAGACTTTGAACCACAATCTCATTCAGGTAAACCTCCGTTCGTTCAATGAGATTTTCTTCCCGGTAGTTTTCAGTCATCTCCAGGTATTCTGCAGCACAGCGTAGACGTGCAACATTTGCACATGTGATTTCAAAGTTCATGCCATAACAGAATTTCATAGCTAGTTCAAATGTCTGGGGGCCACCTGGTAAGTCGAGGAGCTCCAATTTAGAAATATTTGAATCCTTAGCATCAGCAACCATCTTCCGAATCTTTCCACTCCGTGACACCAGGGGAAACTTCAGTGAAACAGACCAAAAAGAACAATTTGATTAGTTCTGaagaaactttaaaaaaaaaaaaaaagtgtttgagtTCAAATTAATTTGCTTTAGAATTTGAAACTTCATGTACATAGTCTGCAATTGCAGAACCTTAGGTGCTAAATTTACCTGATAGGATGTGTAAAATTTCATAGGTTTAACATTAGTTCTCACATTAACTCATTGAGGCTAACTCAAGCCCTTTAAACTTGAGAACATACAAAAGATTTTAGCTCACTGATGTATTTATTGAAATGAAATAGATTAGAATTAGTTCACAAATGGTCTAAATAGATATCAATAGCAGTATAACCAGACTGATTTAAATTTACCTTGTGCAGCAGAAATGAATCCCCATCTACCACAATTGTAACGTCCCCAGCAACATCTGAAAAGATACTGCATGCAAATAGAACATCTAATGTAAGCAACTTTCACATGAACAATAAGCATATACAAAATAATCAAGAACATTGCTACTATCTAAGGGAAAGTAAAACAATATCAGAAGAAAATAATGGGATTATcccaattccttttttttatcaactttaggaTTTAAATCTCTAGAACAACCCTGGAAACAATTCATGAAAGTTTGGTAATGGATTAGCAGCAGCTCTATGGACAGTTACTTGACATTTATTAGACGTGTCTGGAAAAACTATTCACAGTGTATAATCTGACCAGCCAAAATTTATGCTAGGACCAATGAAGGTTACAAGTCTCAATAGACTAGTCTAGGCAGCTATATGTATTCTTTTCTGCAATAGGACTAAGAATTAacatttcaattaaataaattgttgtTAAAGAGTAAAGACCAGACAAAATCTCATATAAACAGATCCTGCTGTGAGATATTTCCACTGTTACAAAGGAATcaaattttatcttaaaaactTTGACATTTTAGATTCAAAAATAGCCACTGTCTTTCCCAATTGATTGGCAGACAATGACATGGAAAAATGACGTCggtataaaaagttaaaaacaccATGAGAATAGTTTAGCTGAGTATGCATAGAGTCCCTTCAAGAACAGTAGTTTGTACTCTCAAACATGTGTCTCGAACTCACTTTTAAGCTCAACTGTCTGATATATTTGAGATCTTAAGTCTTACCCTTTGTTCTCACTTTGAAAAACCACAGAGCCTGAGATGATCAATCTAATGGAACCTCTAGCAAACTTAACAATATtagaatatataaatttatacacAACAAGTCTTAGTCCTAAAATATTGGGGTCGGTTTAGGATCCTCCACAAACTAGTCATGTCCGGTCACATGTATTCTTTAATTTCTGGCATTTCATACTCTTTTACTTAGTAATAGTTGATTTGTTGAATCAGTGATGCTCAGGATCATTATAATATCTATGAATTTATATAGAATCACGCAAATAAAAACTACAAGCAGAACAAAGagacctttttcaaaaattaaaataaaaactattttttttggaaagaatcTTAAGGCTTAGAATAAAGAACATTCTGAGTTAAATGACAAACTGCAATTTCAACAAATAGAAAGACGTGCGAAAGgcaaagaatttaaataaagtaGCATGAAAAATCTATGAATGCTTTAAGCCcttcaacaaataaaaatcaaaacttgaTCAAGCAGACCaaataataagttaaaaattaagggaaacAATCAAACAATTGCTTCATGCCAAGTGAAGATATGAGTAGAGTACCAACCGAGTAGTGAAGGAGTTGCAGAACTTGGGTGTGGGAGAACGATTATAGGAAGAGAAAGAGGTCTCGGAGACCATGTTTTAGTCTCAGTTTTTAGAGTGTTCACTTGCTCACTTCTTATCTAACTAGCCCCAGAAGAAAAGCAAAGCAAATAGCCTAGCTACACCATGTGATGTGAACAAGTCTCGTGGAAGAAAGATGGAGGGAACATGAGTGAATCAATGCGGATTCCCCTAACTAGCCTCCTCATCATTAGTAatttacaaaaccaaaacccaatcttttttctttttctgacaCATGCCCTTCCTCACCTTAAAGCTGGCTAGCTAGCcaacttttgcttttgctttgctttgtcTTTCATTGCATTGTATTGTTTGTATTGTATTTTGTGCAGTAGTATATTCTTTTGTTATCACTACAAGccttactttttctttgtttttctgaTAGGAATCGATTACATATAGTTTTTGTGCAGAGTcgaaaaaatgagttttttttattaggtgGACGTTACGGAACGGAAGCACCACTACGTTAAAAATCTCGAATTTACCAATTGTGTTCAGTGTTCATCCGTTTCTAGTTCAACTTCCATGAAAGTTGGAAACGTTTATATTAACGgctacttttttttattgaattttattcACCATCAAATTGAATGGTATAAATAGCTTTATCATTATCGATAAAATTGAATAGCATAAAAAGTGGACTTTTGTTGGAAGTAATTGTAACATGATCCTCTAAATTTGCTTTGAAACGGAGAAACTCCATctctttttgtaaaaatttagtAGTTGGATAATTCTAAAGGCTTAAAATTAGTTTAatgtaatgaaattttaaatgatgtgatgGTTCAGGGTTCAAGCTCATCCAACTTGTACCTCTTATAAAACCTTGATCtcaatataaaagaaatagagaatTTCGCTACATATAAAAGCAATATTTGATGTTTTGGATACATTTTCACACTCAATATAGATGTGTACACAAAAAAAAGATCTAATTAACTTTGagacaaaatttcttaaaaaggAAACGATACAAGAATGGTATTGCAAGAATGATCCAAGATGAAAGGTGCAAATGAGAATATTCTCacttgttttttgattttcagCAATCTAGACCAATTTGTGGTGCAAGTTACTAGCAACATAATTCATAATCATAAATAGATatgataattttgttttcttctaaacattcaataattttaatggAAGTGAGAAATCTGAATTAAAAATATCTTCTTAAAAACACGAAAGAATGTTCTTGacacataaatattataattttaaaatcattgtGATATTataaaagtacaaaaatttatgcCATAAAGCCATAAACTATACTAGTATTGTATCTGCGGTATTCTCGTATTGTTGTACTAAAATTCGAAGAGGAGCCACAAAGACAGAGGGGCGGCAAAGCAGGTAGTGTTGTTAATGTAATGAAATCCAAGGGCAGGCTTGacgagaaaaagagaagactgTGGTAAAGGCAGAGAAGAAGGTGGTGTGGGGGCGTGAAGTTGAACTGACTCTGACACGACACAACTGGTAGTGGCACGGAACTCAATAAAGATGTAATTATTAGCAACAAGTACGCTACTACATTaatcttacttttctttttttttcttttttgtgtgggtaTAGAAATTAAGAATCCCAAAATATTCCTATCTTTCTCATGGAGTCCTAGATCTTTGTTGACCACTAAAACCCATATCTTTCCGAAAGAAGCAAATTTAATTCCTGTTCTATCCTCTCCCCTAGGCCCTACCTGCCTATTAATTTGTAATTCAGGTTGTGTCTACCTGCACAGTACAGTGCCTTGGTGGGCTCTTGATGGATTCATTTTGCCAATATGAATATAACCTTACCTACCAAAAAGCAAAGAATCTGAAATTACTTAGCAATGCCTGACAtgaaaattgatagaaaattattaaccaaaaaaagaaaattgatagaaaatttaTCAGACATCACCAGGGTTTCCTGCACTAAAACAAGAATTTCATCATGTGTGGGAGCAGCAACAAGTATAACAtgtattagatatatatatatatatatgcatcatTTGTGTAACTCATAGGATACATATATCAAATCATGAAATGATAAGATATATTTTCATGTGATAGGACGCCAAAAATTACAATTGGAACAAAAAATCCAAGTGAAACGATGAGTCGTTTTCTAGAAAAATTCAAGGTCAGTCAAAATCTATGGAGTTGTATGGAacctttgctttctttttctttctttggttaAACATCACATAATATTAACTAGGGAACAATAAGTCTGTTACAAACATGGCCAGCTTTGTCCATTACTAGCAAATCAACCACCACAGGCAGTGGGTTATACAAAAAGAGATGGTCAGTATAGAGATCAACCGTCATCTTTGCTAGTCTGTCAATGCAGCTGTTGGTTTCTCTATAAACATGTTTCACCAGGCAGTTACGGAACGACTTTGTCAGGTTCCTGCAATCGGACAGCAGTAGTTCTAAGTTAAGATTGACAACAGTTGGGTTAGTGATAAGATATACAAAAAAAGTAACATCTAAGTCAACACATAAGTTATCAATGCCCAAATGTTTGGCTATCAGGAGACCTTCCTTAAGTGCCCACAGCTCCGCGGTGTTACTAGAAACATTCCCAAACTTCTTCACAAACCTAACAACCCAGTACCCCTCGCTCTTCTGAAAAATTCCTCCACCACCAACCTTCTTTGGGTCCCCAAACACTGAGCCATCTGTATTCAACTTCACCCACCCGGGTTGGGGCTTACACCACTTCAGTTGAACTTGGATTCTACTCGGCTTGCTGAGACTATTTGGCACTATAGCATAGAATTCAACACTTTTCTTAATACAAAGAGCATTCAACCCACTCTCAACATTTCTATCCTAGAATATGGCCTTGTTTCGTTGAAGCCAAATATTCCAAAGAGTTTGGGGAAACATAATTTTCCAAGGAATGCGAAATCTAAGGAAAAACTCTGTTGAGTCGCAGTATTTCTCTAACCAATCAGCTAAGGGAAGATTAAAAAACTCCATGTTTGATTCAGCTAAGGGAACCTTTGCTTTCTCTTGGAACTAATGCCATCTCTCCCACTCTTCACATCACCTAAAAGTACCCTTATTTGCATTTTgttattttccttaatttttatttaatttgcaCACATTATAAGTTATGAATTtcactaaaaatgaaaatatatgtagAGTACCATCTTCTTTCACATCCAACATTCATTAAGCCTAACCACATCAATAATTAATAGTTAATTCTATGTGAAAGGGATTTTTTCCCTACAACCATGTGAGTCATCGACAAGGTCCCCCCAACATCTTGAACGTAGGGTGTGTTGTCAATATCACTTGCAAATGGCATAAGGAAGCCACCTCTCACTAACCACCATTGGGAGATCAACCTCACTAATTGGTCTTTAGTCAAGTAAGCAAGTTTTTGTCTCTTGCAAACTTCAAATTGGTGAATTCTTGCAAGTCCAATCCTCGTGCTTATGGAAATCTAGACCATGATTCCATTTTTCATTCTACCTACGCAAGGTCAAATTGAAGGATTTTTCAATCCAACCTAAATTTGGTTTGGTTGGAAAATTCTCAACCCAACTCAAGGTTGAATCGatgatttatatatttgtgCTTACGTGTTTTATGTCTTATAAGAATTGTACTCATAaactatttaagaaaaaaaaatccatcataATATACctaaaatttacaaattcataaaaactaattttcaaaatacaaaaataaatcaaattaaaataagataatatatatgtgtgtgtgggggTCAAACAGGCTGGAAAAATTATTAACTCGAGCCCGGTCCAACCTTggtccattttatttttttaaacctcCTCTTCAGATGTTTAATTCCAGGCTATTTTTTGTGGTAACTGTTGTTTCCTAATGTGCCCACTGTATTCtaattaaaagaatgaaaagcctactttataaaaaaaaaacaccctccACACCTTTCCAAAATAACCAACCCAATATTCTTAAGTTCCGATCCTAAAACTGTTTCCCAGGCCCTAAGAATGTCGGGCTGGTTGGAAGGCCTGAAGGCCCACGACTCATAGATGTTATACATATTTTTGCTTGATTAAGTGCCCAAACGAACACTAGAATAAGCTTACTAGCTAACTTGGTGCTTGGTGGTGTGTGCCCATTTATCCACCAGATCCATATTTCCGTCCAAGTTCATCAtgcccactatttattttttgagaaagtcggcatttttttctatttctttgtatCAAAGTTGGGTCCTATTAATTATAAAGATTTTGCTAGTGTATGTTTTAAGAccatttaattattaattatttttgaaaaaaataattaaatattatgattagtaaagataaaatagaaataagtggAACAAAGACAAAAAGATTTATATCGACAGAAGCGTGTGGTACGTTGGTACAGTGAGGCATGACATTTGGTTCCGTATTTCCAAAGGGTTTTAGTTTAAGGCATTTGTCGCTGTTTGAGTTGGGTTGTTGAGTTTAATTTCAAGTGTACCACCTATATTAATACCTTAACCTACCACCTCCTCACCAAATCTCGTTTGAAGCCTGCTTTCCCAGAAATCGATTACTCGAGGTCGAGGCTGAAGCAGGACACTCGAACGAAACCTCGATTCATAAATCGCTACGATCTGTACTTTTCTCTCTAACACCCGCATTTCGAAGATGGGAAGCATGGCGGCTCAGCTTCAGCTTCGTTGCTCTAATAATCCTAGACAATATCGCTGCAACAATAACGTTAGCGATAATCGATTCAACACTGCCCCACCTGCTTCAATTTCGTTTCCatgttcttcttcatcatcatcatcatcatcatcatcatcatcgctCAACAACAATCAAAAGCGCTCTATAAAATTAATCCCCAACAAGTTATTGCCTTTTGCCGGCGGAGCTGGGATCGGACGTGGCGGCGGTAATGGAGGCTGGAGTGGAGGAGCAGGAGGAGATGGGAATGATTTTGGTAATGATTCTTCTAAGTCTTCTGGGAAAGAATTTGggcttttgggtttgtttttgaaTGGATGGAGATCGAGGGTTGCTGCAGATCCACAATTTGCTTTCAAGGTTCTAATGGAAGAGTTGGTGGGTGTCTCTGCTTGTGTTATTGGAGACATGGCTTCTCGACCCAATTTTGGTCTCAACGAGCTCGACTTTGTGTTCTCAACTCTTGTTGTTGGATCCATTCTTAACTTCACTCTTATGTATCTGTTGGCACCAACGTTGTCTGCTTCATCGGCTTCTCTGCCTGCAATCTTTGCTAGCTGTCCCGCCAGTCATATGTTCGAACCCGGTGCTTATTCCCTTCTCAATCGATGTGGGACTTTTGTGTACAAAGGAGCTGTCTTTGCTGCTGTTGGTTTTGCTGCTGGGGTTGTAGGGACTGCACTTTCAAATGGGTTAATCAGTTTGAGGAAGAAGATGGATCCCAATTTTGAGACCCCCAATAAGGCTCCTCCAACACTGTTGAATGCGCTCACT
The DNA window shown above is from Quercus lobata isolate SW786 chromosome 7, ValleyOak3.0 Primary Assembly, whole genome shotgun sequence and carries:
- the LOC115954055 gene encoding BTB/POZ domain-containing protein At3g08570-like, whose amino-acid sequence is MVSETSFSSYNRSPTPKFCNSFTTRIFSDVAGDVTIVVDGDSFLLHKFPLVSRSGKIRKMVADAKDSNISKLELLDLPGGPQTFELAMKFCYGMNFEITCANVARLRCAAEYLEMTENYREENLIERTEVYLNEIVVQSLEKSVEVLSTCEMLPPIAEEVGIPSRCVEAIAMNACKEQLVSGLSRLECDSESTELRSGCLEWWVEDLSVLRIDFYQSVICAMGRMGVRPDSIVGSLVHYAQASLKGIGKCQIWNPARTRPTSGLVENDQKAIVETLVSLMPTEKSSSIPMNFLFGMLRMAIMVDATIACKLELERRIALRLEVVLLDDLLIPSVQTGDSLFDVDTVHRILVNFLQRIEEEENEDYGYESECLGSPSHGSMLKVGQLIDAYLAEIAPDPYLSLQKFIAMIEILPDYARVIDDGLYRAIDIYLKAHSMLTDNECKKLCKFIDCQKLSQEACNHAAQNDRLPVQMAVRVLYFEQLRLKDALSGSSGDGFLSQRISSGVPSAAMSPRDNYASLRRENRELKLEVSRMRVRLSELEKEQTFMKQGMIDKAGNGKTFLTSLSKGIGRIGIFSGPAGGKRHKNGRKSRGADGKTGRSRRHSVS
- the LOC115953350 gene encoding protein RETICULATA-RELATED 3, chloroplastic-like; protein product: MGSMAAQLQLRCSNNPRQYRCNNNVSDNRFNTAPPASISFPCSSSSSSSSSSSSSLNNNQKRSIKLIPNKLLPFAGGAGIGRGGGNGGWSGGAGGDGNDFGNDSSKSSGKEFGLLGLFLNGWRSRVAADPQFAFKVLMEELVGVSACVIGDMASRPNFGLNELDFVFSTLVVGSILNFTLMYLLAPTLSASSASLPAIFASCPASHMFEPGAYSLLNRCGTFVYKGAVFAAVGFAAGVVGTALSNGLISLRKKMDPNFETPNKAPPTLLNALTWALHMGINSNFRYQTLNGIEFLLAKGLPPFAFKSSVVVLRCLNNVLGGMSFVILARITGSQSAEEAKPVAVEVGSVAEKEKLIDGSEDLQSNQSTYK